In the genome of Ignavibacteria bacterium, one region contains:
- the lspA gene encoding signal peptidase II, protein MRVLFVSLFIIILDQVSKFLVKGISIPSLNINIQGMHYQQSINLIGDFFKLTYIENPGMAFGIQIGGKLFLSLFTIAATLLIVYFIYKNRNEPLYLRVALALILGGAVGNLIDRIFYGVIYGYAPLFYGNVVDFFHIDTPNFMILGKQFYSWPIFNIADVAVSLGFVMILFGYRKIAKPKETPEQEQIKPEETENTFTTEINSPLEPPPMERDDNTQLSS, encoded by the coding sequence TTGAGAGTCCTATTTGTAAGTTTATTCATTATTATTCTTGACCAGGTTTCTAAGTTTTTAGTAAAGGGCATATCTATTCCTTCCCTGAACATAAACATACAGGGAATGCACTATCAGCAGTCCATTAACTTAATCGGAGATTTTTTCAAGCTTACCTATATAGAAAATCCGGGAATGGCTTTCGGCATTCAGATTGGCGGAAAGCTTTTCCTTTCGCTTTTCACAATTGCCGCAACACTTCTTATTGTTTATTTCATTTACAAAAACAGAAACGAACCGCTTTATCTGAGAGTTGCTCTTGCATTGATACTTGGCGGAGCGGTGGGAAATTTAATTGACAGAATTTTCTACGGAGTAATTTACGGATACGCACCACTTTTCTATGGCAACGTTGTTGATTTTTTTCACATTGATACTCCGAACTTTATGATATTAGGAAAACAGTTTTACTCCTGGCCTATATTTAATATAGCGGATGTTGCGGTGTCTTTGGGATTTGTTATGATTTTATTTGGTTATAGAAAAATCGCAAAACCAAAAGAAACTCCTGAACAGGAGCAGATTAAACCGGAAGAAACGGAAAATACTTTTACTACAGAAATAAATTCCCCATTAGAACCTCCTCCAATGGAGCGGGATGACAACACACAGTTATCTTCCTAA
- a CDS encoding conjugal transfer protein TraR codes for MKRKTTKKSVPKKKLKKAVAKKVVSKKSVVKKIKPKGKANIKNTKTALKGIKSLKKSSSKKSAAKTAVKKLPVKKSVAVKKAEASVKPKLLTAKTKQVVTNPNKIVAKPVPSPPVMKPLKRYKPNSKTRYTPKELKHFKDIILEERRKIIQSAKANMEALVDDESGEYVGDNATYASHMAEQGSDEMEREKNYMFVQRDEKYLGYLEEALIRIDAGTYGVCIDCFDTPKNLCRTCPLIDPERLELVPVTQHCIECKNLRGMVNY; via the coding sequence TTGAAACGCAAAACTACTAAAAAATCCGTACCAAAGAAGAAACTGAAGAAGGCTGTTGCCAAAAAAGTTGTATCTAAAAAATCCGTTGTGAAAAAGATAAAACCAAAAGGTAAAGCTAATATAAAAAATACAAAGACAGCATTGAAAGGAATAAAGAGTTTGAAGAAAAGTTCATCCAAAAAATCCGCAGCAAAAACTGCAGTTAAAAAATTACCTGTAAAAAAATCTGTTGCCGTTAAAAAAGCCGAAGCATCCGTAAAGCCGAAGCTTTTAACTGCCAAAACTAAACAAGTTGTAACAAACCCTAATAAAATTGTCGCAAAACCGGTTCCGTCGCCGCCTGTGATGAAACCTTTGAAAAGATATAAACCAAATTCAAAAACACGTTATACTCCGAAAGAGTTAAAACATTTCAAGGATATAATTCTTGAAGAAAGAAGAAAAATCATTCAGAGTGCAAAAGCAAATATGGAAGCGCTTGTCGATGACGAGTCAGGTGAATATGTTGGCGATAATGCCACCTATGCGTCTCATATGGCTGAGCAAGGAAGTGATGAAATGGAGCGTGAAAAAAATTATATGTTTGTTCAGCGTGATGAAAAATATCTCGGCTACCTTGAGGAAGCTTTGATCAGAATCGATGCAGGAACATACGGCGTTTGTATCGACTGCTTCGATACACCCAAGAATTTATGCAGAACTTGTCCTCTGATTGACCCCGAGCGTCTTGAATTAGTGCCTGTAACACAGCATTGTATTGAATGTAAAAATTTGAGAGGAATGGTTAATTATTGA
- a CDS encoding 4Fe-4S dicluster domain-containing protein, translating into MSIMITSECINCGACEPECPNTAIYEGGTNWVLAGKTFDENDPAPSGSEGFFSNDFFYIVPDKCTECVGFHDEPQCAAVCPVDCCVPDPKHVEDKDTLLAKKEMLDGLGR; encoded by the coding sequence ATGTCAATAATGATAACATCGGAGTGCATAAATTGCGGAGCGTGCGAGCCGGAATGTCCGAACACGGCGATTTATGAGGGTGGAACGAACTGGGTTTTAGCAGGAAAAACTTTTGATGAAAACGATCCTGCGCCATCGGGCTCCGAAGGTTTTTTTTCAAATGATTTTTTCTATATTGTGCCTGATAAATGCACCGAATGTGTCGGCTTCCACGATGAACCGCAATGTGCTGCCGTATGTCCGGTTGATTGCTGCGTTCCGGATCCGAAACATGTTGAAGATAAAGATACTTTGCTTGCTAAAAAAGAAATGCTTGACGGTTTAGGAAGATAA